The Curtobacterium poinsettiae DNA segment GCCGTTCAGGGCACGGGCCTCCAGGCCAGCGACGTCGCCGAGCCGAGCCGCGATCCGGGCCCGGCGGTGCGTGTAGTCGCGGCGCACGCGACCGAGGTGCCGCCGTAGCGCACCCGTCCGCAGCAGGTGCACGAGCGCGGCCTGCACCGGTTCGGCGACGACCGCGCCACGAGCCCGACGGGCGGCGAGCACCGCGTCCGTCAGCGGGGAGCCAGCCGCTGCGCCGGCAGCAGCGGGCAGCACGAGGGAGGCGCACCGCAGTCGGGGGTCGAGCGTCTTCGAGAAGCCGCCGACGTGCAGCACCGAGCCCTCGACATCGAGTGCGGCCAGCGCGGGTACGGGAGCGCCGCGGTGCCGGAACTCGGAGTCGTAGTCGTCCTCGACCACCACGGTGCCGGTGTCCGCGGCCCAGGCGAGCAGTCGCCGGCGCCGGGCGACGGGCATCACCGACCCGAGCGGGTACTGGTGCGTCGGGCTGACCAGGACGGCGTCGACCGGTCCGGCCGCCTCGAGTGCGTCGAGGTCGAGGCCGTCCTCGCCGACCGGGACGCCCACCAGCGACCCGCCCGCGCTCGTGACCGCCCGGTGTCCGGTGCGGTAGCCGGGGTCCTCGACGGCGACGACGGGGGCGCGACCCAGCAGCCCCCGCAGCGCCTCGGTGACGAGCGACAACGCCTCCGAGGTCCCCGCGGTCACGAGCACCCGGTCGACCGTCGCCGTGAACCCGCGGGCCAGGCCGAGCTGGGCGACGACCTGTGCCCGCAGGTCGGGGGAGCCGAGCGGGTCCGCGATCGCGTTCCGGAGCGGTGCCGAGGCCGCTGCGCGCCAGGCTGCCCGCCAGTCCCGTTGCCGGATGGCGGTGACGGCGGGGATCCCTGGACGGCAGTCGATCAGCGGAGCGGACGGCGGAGCGGCCGCGACGCCGACCGCGCCGGAGCCGGAATCGGCGGTGTCCGTGCCGACGGCCGGCGGCGCACCCGTGGTTCGACCGTGCAGGTCCGCCGCGACCCGTGCGACGGCACCGTGCCGTGTCCGCAGGTACCCCTCGCCGTCGAGCTGCTCGTACGCCGCGACGACGGTGCCCCGGGCCACCCCGAGCTCCGCCGCCAGCGCCCGCGTCGACGGCAGCGGATCGCCCTCGCGCAGGGTGCCGTCGTGCACCATCCCGCGCACCCGTGCGGCCACACTCGACACCTTGCTCGACTGGTCCACCGCGATCGCCCCGATCTGGTCCAAGCACCGGACCACTGGTGACCCTAGCGTGACGACATGCCCACCTCGTGCTCCGAACCAGGACCGCCCACCGACGGTCCCTCGCTCCGCGTCCGCCGCCTGCGCGATCGCCAGTCCGACGACCCCGCCGTCCTGCACGCGATCCTCGCCGAGGCGCACGTCGCCCACGTCGGCATCGTCCGCGGTGGCCACCCGGTCGTGCTGCCCTTCCTCTGCGCCGTCGGGGACCTCGGCGGCGGCCCCGTCCTGCTGCTGCACGGCTCGACCGGTGGTGGGCTGTTCCTCGACGCCGGCGCCGCGGGCGTCCCGGTCGCCGCCACCGTCACCCACCTGGACGGCCTGGTCTTCGCACGCTCGACCAACGACAGCTCGGCGAACTACCGCAGCGCGATGATCGCCGGGCGCGCGACCGTGGTGCCGACCGACCTCCGCGCCGAAGCGCTCTGGCAGGTGGCCGACCACCTCATGCCGGGCCGCCGAGCCGAGGTGCGCGAGATGACCGCGAAGGAGGTCCGCGCCACCCAGGTCCTCCAGCTGCCCCTCGACCACGCGAGCGTCAAGGTCCGAGCCCACGGGGTGGGCGAGGACCCGGCCGACGGTGAGGACCACGCCGTCTGGGCGGGCGTGCTGCCACTCGCGGTCCGCGCCGGGGTCCCGATCCCGGGGGACATCTCGGAGGACAGCCCGGTGGACGCGTCGGTCGTCGCCCTGTCGGCCCGCCTCGACCGCCTGGCGGCCGACCGGGAGGCCCGGATCGCCGCCGTCATGCGGGTCACGCCGGTCTGAACCCGGGGCCACCGCCGCGGGCCGGCTCCAGAACGCCCGTGCGCACCGTCGGAGCCGCCTGCGAGCGGAGCTCGTTCCTGTGACCAGCCGCAGGAACACTCCGGCGCTGCCCAGCCGCGAGCGCCGCCGTGACCAATACGTTACTTTCCGGACCGCTGAGTGGTCCCGACCCGGAAGGACCCATGGGACGCCACACCCTGCCTGCAGCAGCCGACGACCGTCAGCCCGTGCGATCGCACACGCACCCCGCGGTCGACCCCGCGTTGCTGACGCCCGATACGCAGCAGTCCCGTCCCCGTGGTCGCCGCTCGGCCCTCGGCCCTGCGGCCGCCCGCTCCACCTTCGTCGAGCACCCGAAGCCGGCCCGGACCGTGCGGATGCAGCCGCGGCCCGCCCCCGTCGCGTCGTCGGCCGGTAGCGCGGTGCTGAGCCGGACCGCCACCCTGCGGGCCGAGCGCGCCGTCGACCCGCGGCACGTCCGCCGTTCCGCGAACGCGAAGCGGGCCGCGATCCTGCTCGCCCCCGCGATCGCGGTGACCTCGAGCCTGACGCTCGCTCTGCCCGCGAACGCCGACACCCTGCCCACCGACACCCGCTCGGGCACGACCACCGCGCAGGACGCCCAGACCTTCACGGTGGCGCACGACGTCCAGGTCCCCGTGGTCTCCACCGACGGCATGACCACCACGACGACGATCGTGTCCTACCCGACGCTCGACCTCCGCTTCGGGGTGACGATTGCGCAGGCACAGTCCGCGTTGTCCGCCGCGCTCTCGGCCGGTGGCGACCGGGCCACGATCGTGCAGACCGCCCTGCAGTACATGGGGGACCCGTACGTCGAGGGCGGCGCGAGCCACGAGGGCATCGACTGCTCCGGGCTCACGATGGTCGCCTACCAGGCGGTGGGGATCCAGCTCGTGCACTACGTGCCGACGCAGGACGCCGTCGCCACCACGATCCCCGAGTCCGAGGCACTGCCGGGGGACCTCGTCGTGTACGACGACGAGGACCACGTCGGCCTGTACCTCGGCCAGGGCCTCGTGCTGCAGGCACCGCACCCGGGTGAGGTCGTCGACATCGTCCCGATGTACTCGGCGGCGCACCACTTCGCGCGCGTCCTGCCCGCCGGGAGCTGACCGACCACCCGAGGCGCTGCCGTGGTGGGGACCAGCAGGACCACCCGGACGGGGCGTCCCCACCGATCACGGGCCTCCCGTATCCTGGAGTGATGGCTTCCGACACCCGCACCCCGTTCGAACAGCAGCAGTCTGCTCGTCCGCAGGTGCGCCCGCGCACCGAGGGCTGGAAGCAGGCCACCGACACCGACGGTCGCCCGCTCCTGCAGTTCGCGTCCCCGAAGCGTGGCAAGCCGCCCGTGCACCTGGCCGACCTGACAGCCGAGGAACGCGAGGCCCGCGTGAAGGAACTCGGCCTGCCCGGGTTCCGCGCCAAGCAGCTCGCGACCCACTACTTCCAGCACTACACGTCCGACCCGGCCAAGATGACCGACCTCCCCGCCGCCCAGCGGGAACAGCTCGTCGCCGGGATGCTGCCGCCGCTCCTCACCGAGACCCGGCGGCTGGCGACGGACAACGGCGACACGATCAAGTTCCTCTGGAAGCTGCACGACGGCGCCCTGGTCGAGTCGGTCCTCATGCGCTACCCGGGTCGCATCACCCTGTGCGTCTCGTCCCAGGCCGGGTGCGGCATGAACTGCCCGTTCTGCGCCACCGGCCAGGCGGGGCTGACGCGCAACATGTCCACCGCCGAGATCATCGAGCAGATCGTCCGGGCCAACGCCGCGATCGCCGCCGGTGAGCTCGGGGGCGATCCCCGCAAGGGCGGACAGGACCGCGTCGACGCCGAGCGCGTGACGAACATCGTGTTCATGGGCATGGGGGAGCCGCTCGCGAACTACAAGCGGGTGATGGACGCCGTGCGGTTGATGGTCGCACCGCAGCCGATGGGCCTCGGGATGAGCGCGCGCGGGATCACCGTGTCGACCGTCGGCCTCGTGCCGGCGATCAAGAAGCTGGCGGACGAGAACATCCCGCTCACCTTCGCGCTGTCCCTGCACGCTCCCGACGACGAGCTCCGCGACGAGCTCATCCCGGTGAACTCACGCTGGAAGGCCGACGAGGCGATCGACGCCGCCCACGAGTACTACGTGAAGACGGGCCGTCGTGTCTCGATCGAGTACGCGCTCATCAAGGACATGAACGACCACGCCTGGCGTGCGGACCTGCTCGCCGAGAAGCTCAACAAGCGCGGCAAGGGGTGGGTGCACGTCAACCCGATCCCGCTCAACCCGACGCCGGGCTCCGTGTGGACCTCGTCCGAGGTGCACGTGCAGGACGAGTTCGTCCGCCGACTCAACGCCGCCGGCATCCCGACGACCCTGCGCGACACCCGCGGCAAGGAGATCGACGGGGCGTGCGGGCAGTTGGCAGCGGCTGAGTAGGTCGGTCCGGTCCGGTTCGTTCGTTCGTTCGGGAGGCACGGTGCGGGTTCGCACCGTGCCTTCCGTCGTTCCCGGGGTCGCGCCCACCACGTCGATCCCAGGAAACCCGAGGGACACGTGCCGTTCACCCGGCGGCGACACGCCCGGGAGGGACGACGGTTGGCAGGGCCCCCGGGGCGTGTGTAAAGTAATCACTCGTTGCCGCTGAGGCGGAGAACGGAACGGCCGAGACGGTCACAGGGTGCAAGCCCTGGATGCGCAGTCCGGACGGGGTCCCGCTCAGGCAACATCCCCCCGAAGAAGTCGAAGTGATTCGACGTGTCTGACGGTGGAACAAGACGAATGCCTCTCTGGCGGAACCTGTGATGGGTCGAGCGGGGAGTGCGACTGGTCCTTGAGAACTCAACAGCGTGCACATTGTCAATGCCAATTTATTGATTGACCTCGTGCCTGGTCGGTTTGTCCGGCTGGGTCATGAAGCAATTCCTTTTGGATTGAAGATTGTCAGTAGACAGTCAACAGTCAGAATCAACTCGGTCTGATGCCTTCGGGTGTTGGGTCTGTATTTTTTTACGGAGAGTTTGATCCTGGCTCAGGACGAACGCTGGCGGCGTGCTTAACACATGCAAGTCGAACGATGATGCCCAGCTTGCTGGGTGGATTAGTGGCGAACGGGTGAGTAACACGTGAGTAACCTGCCCCTGACTCTGGGATAAGCGTTGGAAACGACGTCTAATACTGGATATGATCACTGGCCGCATGGTCTGGTGGTGGAAAGATTTTTTGGTTGGGGATGGACTCGCGGCCTATCAGCTTGTTGGTGAGGTAATGGCTCACCAAGGCGACGACGGGTAGCCGGCCTGAGAGGGTGACCGGCCACACTGGGACTGAGACACGGCCCAGACTCCTACGGGAGGCAGCAGTGGGGAATATTGCACAATGGGCGAAAGCCTGATGCAGCAACGCCGCGTGAGGGATGACGGCCTTCGGGTTGTAAACCTCTTTTAGTAGGGAAGAAGCGAAAGTGACGGTACCTGCAGAAAAAGCACCGGCTAACTACGTGCCAGCAGCCGCGGTAATACGTAGGGTGCAAGCGTTGTCCGGAATTATTGGGCGTAAAGAGCTCGTAGGCGGTTTGTCGCGTCTGCTGTGAAATCCCGAGGCTCAACCTCGGGCTTGCAGTGGGTACGGGCAGACTAGAGTGCGGTAGGGGAGATTGGAATTCCTGGTGTAGCGGTGGAATGCGCAGATATCAGGAGGAACACCGATGGCGAAGGCAGATCTCTGGGCCGTAACTGACGCTGAGGAGCGAAAGCATGGGGAGCGAACAGGATTAGATACCCTGGTAGTCCATGCCGTAAACGTTGGGCGCTAGATGTAGGGACCTTTCCACGGTTTCTGTGTCGTAGCTAACGCATTAAGCGCCCCGCCTGGGGAGTACGGCCGCAAGGCTAAAACTCAAAGGAATTGACGGGGGCCCGCACAAGCGGCGGAGCATGCGGATTAATTCGATGCAACGCGAAGAACCTTACCAAGGCTTGACATACACCGGAAACGGCCAGAGATGGTCGCCCCCTTGTGGTCGGTGTACAGGTGGTGCATGGTTGTCGTCAGCTCGTGTCGTGAGATGTTGGGTTAAGTCCCGCAACGAGCGCAACCCTCGTTCTATGTTGCCAGCGGGTTATGCCGGGGACTCATAGGAGACTGCCGGGGTCAACTCGGAGGAAGGTGGGGATGACGTCAAATCATCATGCCCCTTATGTCTTGGGCTTCACGCATGCTACAATGGCCGGTACAAAGGGCTGCGATACCGTAAGGTGGAGCGAATCCCAAAAAGCCGGTCTCAGTTCGGATTGAGGTCTGCAACTCGACCTCATGAAGTCGGAGTCGCTAGTAATCGCAGATCAGCAACGCTGCGGTGAATACGTTCCCGGGCCTTGTACACACCGCCCGTCAAGTCATGAAAGTCGGTAACACCCGAAGCCGGTGGCCTAACCCTTGTGGAAGGAGCCGTCGAAGGTGGGATCGGTGATTAGGACTAAGTCGTAACAAGGTAGCCGTACCGGAAGGTGCGGCTGGATCACCTCCTTTCTAAGGAGCATCTGGTCAGTGCTGGTCGCCCTTCATGGGTGGTTGGTTGCTGATCCAGGCGCCTGGTTCGGACCGAACGTGTCCGACGGGTAGCTCATGGGTGGAACATTGACAGTGCAGTTGGGAGTGATGCTTCCGACCTCAGTACGCTCTGCTTGCAGAGTTGGGACGGGTCGAGGGTGGAGCTGCTGGCTGGTGCACGTTGTTGGGTCCTGAGGGACCAGGCTTCCTGCTGCCGCGTGAGTGGTGGTGGGGGTTGGGCCTACGGGTCCTTCGTCGGGCCAGGGTGAACCTACCTTTCTGGTGGG contains these protein-coding regions:
- a CDS encoding C40 family peptidase, translated to MGRHTLPAAADDRQPVRSHTHPAVDPALLTPDTQQSRPRGRRSALGPAAARSTFVEHPKPARTVRMQPRPAPVASSAGSAVLSRTATLRAERAVDPRHVRRSANAKRAAILLAPAIAVTSSLTLALPANADTLPTDTRSGTTTAQDAQTFTVAHDVQVPVVSTDGMTTTTTIVSYPTLDLRFGVTIAQAQSALSAALSAGGDRATIVQTALQYMGDPYVEGGASHEGIDCSGLTMVAYQAVGIQLVHYVPTQDAVATTIPESEALPGDLVVYDDEDHVGLYLGQGLVLQAPHPGEVVDIVPMYSAAHHFARVLPAGS
- a CDS encoding PLP-dependent aminotransferase family protein; this encodes MVRCLDQIGAIAVDQSSKVSSVAARVRGMVHDGTLREGDPLPSTRALAAELGVARGTVVAAYEQLDGEGYLRTRHGAVARVAADLHGRTTGAPPAVGTDTADSGSGAVGVAAAPPSAPLIDCRPGIPAVTAIRQRDWRAAWRAAASAPLRNAIADPLGSPDLRAQVVAQLGLARGFTATVDRVLVTAGTSEALSLVTEALRGLLGRAPVVAVEDPGYRTGHRAVTSAGGSLVGVPVGEDGLDLDALEAAGPVDAVLVSPTHQYPLGSVMPVARRRRLLAWAADTGTVVVEDDYDSEFRHRGAPVPALAALDVEGSVLHVGGFSKTLDPRLRCASLVLPAAAGAAAGSPLTDAVLAARRARGAVVAEPVQAALVHLLRTGALRRHLGRVRRDYTHRRARIAARLGDVAGLEARALNGGLHAVVTWSGPATGAQIARLLADAGVLVATLEEYGLAPGSTPPGIVFGYGAVTLPELDRALDALVTAVTAT
- a CDS encoding pyridoxamine 5'-phosphate oxidase family protein, coding for MPTSCSEPGPPTDGPSLRVRRLRDRQSDDPAVLHAILAEAHVAHVGIVRGGHPVVLPFLCAVGDLGGGPVLLLHGSTGGGLFLDAGAAGVPVAATVTHLDGLVFARSTNDSSANYRSAMIAGRATVVPTDLRAEALWQVADHLMPGRRAEVREMTAKEVRATQVLQLPLDHASVKVRAHGVGEDPADGEDHAVWAGVLPLAVRAGVPIPGDISEDSPVDASVVALSARLDRLAADREARIAAVMRVTPV
- the rlmN gene encoding 23S rRNA (adenine(2503)-C(2))-methyltransferase RlmN; the protein is MASDTRTPFEQQQSARPQVRPRTEGWKQATDTDGRPLLQFASPKRGKPPVHLADLTAEEREARVKELGLPGFRAKQLATHYFQHYTSDPAKMTDLPAAQREQLVAGMLPPLLTETRRLATDNGDTIKFLWKLHDGALVESVLMRYPGRITLCVSSQAGCGMNCPFCATGQAGLTRNMSTAEIIEQIVRANAAIAAGELGGDPRKGGQDRVDAERVTNIVFMGMGEPLANYKRVMDAVRLMVAPQPMGLGMSARGITVSTVGLVPAIKKLADENIPLTFALSLHAPDDELRDELIPVNSRWKADEAIDAAHEYYVKTGRRVSIEYALIKDMNDHAWRADLLAEKLNKRGKGWVHVNPIPLNPTPGSVWTSSEVHVQDEFVRRLNAAGIPTTLRDTRGKEIDGACGQLAAAE